One segment of Takifugu rubripes chromosome 5, fTakRub1.2, whole genome shotgun sequence DNA contains the following:
- the LOC105416469 gene encoding hemicentin-2 isoform X2 has translation MFQFHHPTCWSNMSHLRRMLGFLILMFLQCEADKSCSPGLINLDPEVVVEYGETVVLNCTSTSEDDLDVFWKIGMEEELSYVEVPGTKWDMKAECVIQLNDSFQCSNEVNIVVYKTPDSVSVSADVTQEGAEMVLSCDVTNVAPLQALRVKWYRGNDMVHTQMLNDTSRTPASAVSTFRTAVMREDNGVEFRCAAELHLGPNGPELVPTVTSSAYTAVVLYKPRIQGCSGHFRGVEGDITIDRLPCHVDGNPPPTVQWYHGGTAISASVPLTRTGSGEYTAEVVNSLGKSITSVNITVEYAPTFKENLLEISVPVGANVELSCDAEGHPQPHLNWTCDGAHEKETTNHLYIVQIEHNMRCQCTASNYLHSATKEFIIVVVKPSTAVPPAAITTPEAVPQSACPVILTPAEVVVRFGDPLSINCSTSAANVKEIDFIVSFGKKQVEQPLSVSWAVEEVKEWDVNAECFVTLEQNQCFKMPNVIVYKTPDSVSVSAGVTQEGAEMVLSCDVTNVAPLQALRVKWYRGNDMVHTQMLNDTSRTPASAVSTFRTAVMREDNGVEFRCAAELHLGPNGPELVPTVTSSAYTAVVLYKPRIQGCSGHFRGVEGDITIDRLPCHVDGNPPPTVQWYHGGTAISASVPLTRTGSGEYTAEVVNSLGKSITSVNITVEYAPTFKENLLEISVPVGANVELSCDAEGHPQPHLNWTCDGAHEKETTNHLYIVQIEHNMRCQCTASNYLHSATKEFIIVVVKPSTAVPPAAITTPEAVPQSACPVILTPAEVVVRFGDPLSINCSTSAANVKEIDFIVSFGKKQVEQPLSVSWAVEEVKEWDVNAECFVTLEQNQCFKMPNVIVYKTPDSVSVSAGVTQEGAEMVLSCDVTNVAPLQALRVKWYRGNDMVHTQMLNDTSRTPASAVSTFRTAVMREDNGVEFRCAAELHLGPNGPELVPTVTSSAYTAVVLYKPRIQGCSGHFRGVEGDITIDRLPCHVDGNPPPTVQWYHGGTAISASVPLTRTGSGEYTAEVVNSLGKSITSVNITVEYAPTFKENLLEISVPVGANVELSCDAEGHPQPHLNWTCDGAHEKETTNHLYIVQIEHNMRCQCTASNYLHSATKEFIIVVVKPRPAVPPAAITTPEAVPQSACPVILTPAEVVVRFGDPLSINCSTSAANVKEIDFIVSFGKKQVEQPLSVSWAVEEVKEWDVNAECFVTLEQNQCSEMPNVIVYKTPDSVSVSAGVTQEGAEMVLSCDVTNVAPLQALRVKWYRGNDMVHTQMFNDTSRTPASAVSTLRNTAVREDNGVEFRCAAELHLGPNGPELVPTVTSSAYTAVVLYKPRIQGCSGHFRGVEGDITIDRLPCHVDGNPPPTVQWYHGGTAISASVPLTRTGSGEYTAEVVNSLGKSSTSVYITVEYSPSFTCNQHYEIKEDAQVQSVCEPDGLPPPIITWTKDGAVIPTPPRWTKHDSGNYSLTATNKHGTRSHWLYLNVLYAPVFNLESYTQEVYPGENVNLDCSAEGNPPPEISWEYAPADNAMVTGGRQKSIRITGATSTNAGVYVCVAKSKAGRVTRSVTLLMKGESSRVPPEVLWLLPLLLIIIILLVVLLYRTCKKKHGEYRFVADRAKDGSDVSIPLTTKHKGVQA, from the exons ATGTTCCAGTTCCATCATCCTACCTGCTGGTCCAACATGTCCCATCTCAGGAGGATGCTGGGCTTTCTCATACTCATGTTTTTACAATGTG AGGCAGATAAAAGCTGTTCTCCTGGCCTCATCAACCTGGATCCTGAGGTTGTAGTAGAATATGGAGAAACTGTAGTTTTAAACTGCACCAGCACTTCTGAGGATGACCTGGATGTGTTTTGGAAAATTGGAATGGAAGAGGAGCTTAGTTATGTCGAAGTTCCTGGGACAAAGTGGGATATGAAAGCTGAGTGTGTCATTCAGCTGAATGACTCTTTTCAATGCAGCAATGAAGTTAATATTGTTGTGTACA AGACTCCAGACTCTGTGTCAGTCTCTGCTGATGTGAcgcaggagggagcagagatggtcctgagctgtgatgtcactAACGTGGCCCCTCTTCAGGCGCTCAGAGTGAAGTGGTACAGAGGCAATGACATGgtgcacacacaaatgcttAATGACACCAGTAGGACTCCAGCCAGCGCCGTCTCCACCTTCAGAACCGCTGTCATGAGAGAGGACAATGGAGTGGAGTTCAGGTGTGCGGCTGAGCTGCACCTCGGACCCAACGGACCAGAGCTCGTCCCTACAGTGACCTCATCAGCTTACACTGCTGTCGTGCTCT ATAAGCCAAGGATCCAAGGGTGTTCAGGCCACTTCAGAGGTGTGGAGGGTGACATTACGATAGACAGGTTGCCCTGTCATGTAGATGGGAACCCTCCACCCACTGTCCAGTGGTACCATGGGGGGACAGCGATCAGTGCATCTGTGCCTCTCACCAGGACTGGCTCAGGAGAGTACACAGCTGAAGTTGTGAACAGTCTCGGCAAAAGCATCACCTCTGTCAACATCACCGTTGAAT ATGCTCCCACCTTCAAGGAAAACTTGTTGGAGATTTCTGTTCCTGTAGGAGCAAATGTTGAACTGAGCTGTGATGCAGAGGGGCACCCTCAACCACACCTTAACTGGACCTGTGATGGTGCACATGAGAAGGAGACCACAAATCATCTCTACATTGTCCAAATAGAACACAATATGAGATGTCAATGTACAGCCAGCAATTATCTGCACAGTGCAACAAAGGAATTCATCATTGTGGTGGTTAAACCAAGCACAGCAGTGCCCCCTGCAGCCATAACCACTCCTGAGGCAGTGCCACAATCTG CATGTCCTGTAATACTGACCCCTGCTGAGGTGGTGGTGAGATTTGGAGATCCACTTTCAATTAACTGCAGCACGTCGGCTGCAAACGTTAAGGAGATCGACTTCATTGTCTCATTTGGAAAGAAGCAGGTTGAACAACCTTTGTCTGTCAGCTGGGCTGTGGAAGAAGTCAAAGAGTGGGATGTAAACGCTGAATGCTTTGTGACTCTGGAACAAAATCAGTGCTTTAAGATGCCAAACGTCATCGTTTATA AGACTCCAGACTCTGTGTCAGTCTCTGCTGGTGTGAcgcaggagggagcagagatggtcctgagctgtgatgtcactAACGTGGCCCCTCTTCAGGCGCTCAGAGTGAAGTGGTACAGAGGCAATGACATGgtgcacacacaaatgcttAATGACACCAGTAGGACTCCAGCCAGCGCCGTCTCCACCTTCAGAACCGCTGTCATGAGAGAGGACAATGGAGTGGAGTTCAGGTGTGCGGCTGAGCTGCACCTCGGACCCAACGGACCAGAGCTCGTCCCTACAGTGACCTCATCAGCTTACACTGCTGTCGTGCTCT ATAAGCCAAGGATCCAAGGGTGTTCAGGCCACTTCAGAGGTGTGGAGGGTGACATTACGATAGACAGGTTGCCCTGTCATGTAGATGGGAACCCTCCACCCACTGTCCAGTGGTACCATGGGGGGACAGCGATCAGTGCATCTGTGCCTCTCACCAGGACTGGCTCAGGAGAGTACACAGCTGAAGTTGTGAACAGTCTCGGCAAAAGCATCACCTCTGTCAACATCACCGTTGAAT ATGCTCCCACCTTCAAGGAAAACTTGTTGGAGATTTCTGTTCCTGTAGGAGCAAATGTTGAACTGAGCTGTGATGCAGAGGGGCACCCTCAACCACACCTTAACTGGACCTGTGATGGTGCACATGAGAAGGAGACCACAAATCATCTCTACATTGTCCAAATAGAACACAATATGAGATGTCAATGTACAGCCAGCAATTATCTGCACAGTGCAACAAAGGAATTCATCATTGTGGTGGTTAAACCAAGCACAGCAGTGCCCCCTGCAGCCATAACCACTCCTGAGGCAGTGCCACAATCTG CATGTCCTGTAATACTGACCCCTGCTGAGGTGGTGGTGAGATTTGGAGATCCACTTTCAATTAACTGCAGCACGTCGGCTGCAAACGTTAAGGAGATCGACTTCATTGTCTCATTTGGAAAGAAGCAGGTTGAACAACCTTTGTCTGTCAGCTGGGCTGTGGAAGAAGTCAAAGAGTGGGATGTAAACGCTGAATGCTTTGTGACTCTGGAACAAAATCAGTGCTTTAAGATGCCAAACGTCATCGTTTATA AGACTCCAGACTCTGTGTCAGTCTCTGCTGGTGTGAcgcaggagggagcagagatggtcctgagctgtgatgtcactAACGTGGCCCCTCTTCAGGCGCTCAGAGTGAAGTGGTACAGAGGCAATGACATGgtgcacacacaaatgcttAATGACACCAGTAGGACTCCAGCCAGCGCCGTCTCCACCTTCAGAACCGCTGTCATGAGAGAGGACAATGGAGTGGAGTTCAGGTGTGCGGCTGAGCTGCACCTCGGACCCAACGGACCAGAGCTCGTCCCTACAGTGACCTCATCAGCTTACACTGCTGTCGTGCTCT ATAAGCCAAGGATCCAAGGGTGTTCAGGCCACTTCAGAGGTGTGGAGGGTGACATTACGATAGACAGGTTGCCCTGTCATGTAGATGGGAACCCTCCACCCACTGTCCAGTGGTACCATGGGGGGACAGCGATCAGTGCATCTGTGCCTCTCACCAGGACTGGCTCAGGAGAGTACACAGCTGAAGTTGTGAACAGTCTCGGCAAAAGCATCACCTCTGTCAACATCACCGTTGAAT ATGCTCCCACCTTCAAGGAAAACTTGTTGGAGATTTCTGTTCCTGTAGGAGCAAATGTTGAACTGAGCTGTGATGCAGAGGGGCACCCTCAACCACACCTTAACTGGACCTGTGATGGTGCACATGAGAAGGAGACCACAAATCATCTCTACATTGTCCAAATAGAACACAATATGAGATGTCAATGTACAGCCAGCAATTATCTGCACAGTGCAACAAAGGAATTCATCATTGTGGTGGTTAAACCAAGACCAGCAGTGCCCCCTGCAGCCATAACCACTCCTGAGGCAGTGCCACAATCTG CATGTCCTGTAATACTGACCCCTGCTGAGGTGGTGGTGAGATTTGGAGATCCACTTTCAATTAACTGCAGCACGTCGGCTGCAAACGTTAAGGAGATCGACTTCATTGTCTCATTTGGAAAGAAGCAGGTTGAACAACCTTTGTCTGTCAGCTGGGCTGTGGAAGAAGTCAAAGAGTGGGATGTAAACGCTGAATGCTTTGTGACTCTGGAACAAAATCAGTGCTCTGAGATGCCAAACGTCATCGTTTATA AGACTCCAGACTCTGTGTCAGTCTCTGCTGGTGTGAcgcaggagggagcagagatggtcctgagctgtgatgtcactAACGTGGCCCCTCTTCAGGCGCTCAGAGTGAAGTGGTACAGAGGCAATGACATGgtgcacacacaaatgtttaATGACACCAGTAGGACTCCAGCCAGCGCCGTCTCCACCTTGAGAAACACTGCTGTGAGAGAGGACAATGGAGTGGAGTTCAGGTGTGCGGCTGAGCTGCACCTCGGACCCAACGGACCAGAGCTCGTCCCTACAGTGACCTCATCAGCTTACACTGCTGTCGTGCTCT ATAAGCCAAGGATCCAAGGGTGTTCAGGCCACTTCAGAGGTGTGGAGGGTGACATTACGATAGACAGGTTGCCCTGTCATGTAGATGGGAACCCTCCACCCACTGTCCAGTGGTACCATGGGGGGACAGCGATCAGTGCATCTGTGCCTCTCACCAGGACTGGCTCAGGAGAGTACACAGCTGAAGTTGTGAACAGTCTCGGCAAAAGCAGCACCTCTGTCTACATCACCGTTGAAT ATAGCCCTTCCTTTACCTGCAACCAACACTATGAGATTAAAGAAGATGCTCAggtccagagtgtgtgtgaaccaGATGGTCTCCCCCCTCCTATCATCACCTGGACAAAAGATGGAGCAGTGATACCAACCCCGCCTCGGTGGACAAAACATGACAGTGGAAACTACTCACTTACAGCAACCAACAAACATGGCACAAGGAGTCATTGGCTCTATCTTAACGTTCTGT ATGCCCCCGTGTTTAACCTGGAAAGTTACACCCAGGAGGTTTACCCAGGAGAGAATGTCAACCTTGATTGTTCGGCTGAGGGTAACCCTCCCCCTGAGATCTCCTGGGAATATGCCCCTGCAGACAATGCGATGGTCACTGGGGGGCGCCAGAAGAGCATCAGGATCACAGGAGCCACGTCTACCAACGCCGGTGTTTACGTCTGCGTCGCCAAGAGTAAAGCCGGGCGTGTAACAAGATCCGTCACACTGCTCATGAAAG GTGAAAGCAGCCGAGTCCCACCGGAAGTTCTCTGGCTGCTGCCGTTATTGTTAATCATCATAATCCTTCTTGTCGTCCTATTGTATCGCACGTGCAAGAAAAAGCACGGAGAGTACAGATTTGTGGCTGACAGGGCCAAAGATGGCTCTGATGTGTCCATCCCTTTAACCACCAAACACAAGGGAGTGCAGGCCTAG